ATCGAGAGACACCTGGGGACCAGGCGATCTTCCGGCGGGAGCGCCGAGGCGGTCAGGAAGAAAACCAGGATGGCATAGGCCGCATCCCGGGCGGCGGTCAGCGCGTCGGCCTTGTAAGGAGCCTGGAAAATCGACAGCAGCGCGAAAAAGAGGAAAAAGAGAAGGGGCAGAGCGGCGCCGGCGCTGCGCAGCCTGACTCGGTTGCTCCGCAGCACGCTCGCGAGCCAGACCCCCAGGACCGCGACGGCTCCCACGTCGACGAGGGCCTGCTTGGGGAGCTGAAAGGGATCCAAAGCGATAGGAAAGATGACAAAAGGAAGGAGGAGCGATACGAAGGCGAGGGGCCAGCGCAGGCCGGAGCCAGGCCGGTCGTGCCCGGCTTTACCGTTTTCCGCCACGTGAAGCTCCTGGCCCGGCGTTGCCGGACGCGGACATCGAAAAAAGCGCGAAATCCTAGCACAGCGAGCTAAAGTCATCAAGGGCAGAGGTTTGACGGACGGCATAAGGCGGACTAAAATCACATCACCCGGAAGCGTGACACACATTCCTGCGAGGTGCCCCCTGAGCTCCCACGTCATCTTTCGCAGCTGGAGCGACTCCGAAGCCGAGCTGGTGCGCGGCCTTCTCGAAAGTTACGGTATTCCCTGCCAGGTCATTTCTCACATCACCCACTCCGTGGTGCCTCTCACGGTCGACGGGCTGGGGGAAATCCGCCTCTCGGTCCCGGACGAGGCGGCCGACGAGGCGCGCGAAATCCTGGAAGCCCATCAGCTCTCTGGTGTCCCGCGCAACCTGGAAATCGTCGGAGAATGACCGTTGCCTTCCCGTCTCCATCGCCGTAAATTCACTTCATCGCTCGAGATGTGACGAGTTCTTGGACGCTTTGAGAGCGCCGTTCCTGGTCCTCGGAATCCTCGGAGCCTCCCTGCTTGCTTTCGGCTCGGGCGGGCAGGCCCAGCGGACCGCGGATCCCACCGGACCGTTCCAGAGGGGAATGGTTCTCGGCATTTTCTCGAAAAGCGATCCGGAGTATTTCCGTCACAGTCTGGCCGAGATGCAGGAGCTGGGAGTCGATTCGGTCTCCTTCATCGTACCGAGGGTGCAGAAGGACATCCGGTCGATCGGGTTTCGCGAGGACAAGTGGGTCACGCCGGGCAAGCCGGCGTTGCGCACCGCAATCCGGGAAGCCCACCGCCTCGGCATGCGCGTTTTTCTCCTGCCGATCGTCTACCTTGACGATCTGAAGGAGGGCGAGTGGCGAGGAACGATTCGGCCCGGAGATTGGGACGCCTGGTTCGCGGCCTACCAGCGCATGATCCTGGAATACGCGACGCTGGCCGCCGAGGAGAAAGTCGAGTATTTCAGCGTCGGCTCGGAGCTCTGCTCGACGGAGAAGATGGAAAAGCGCTGGGCCCGCGTCATCGGCGCGGTGCGGCGCGTTTATCCGGGCAAGCTGACCTATTCGGCGAACTGGGATCACCTGGATCCAGTCTCGTTCGGAAAGCACCTCGATTTCCTGGGGATGAACGCCTATTACGAGGTGGGGAAGGGGAGCGGGTCCGACGTCCAGGAGATGAGCCGGCGGTGGACGGAAATCCAGAAGGGGATCCGGGCCTGGAAGACCCTCAACGGGGACAAACCTCTGGTTATCACGGAGATCGGCTATCCGAGCCGGAAGGGAGCCGGGGTCGACCCCTGGAACTACATGGCGGAGGGGGACCCCGATCCCGAAGAGCAAAGAAAATGCTTCCAGGCCTTTGTGGAGGCCTGGAAAAGTGAGACAATGCTAGCCGGAGTTTACGTCTATCTCTGGTGGGGAGAAGGCGGCCCCACCGATCGAGACTACACACCACGTGGAAAGCCGGCGCAGGAAGTGATCCGAAGCTGGTACTTCGAAAAGAAAGTCGAAGGCGGGCCCGGGGGCCTGCCGGGAGCGAGGCAATGAACCGGCAAAAAATCCGGACCGCAATCGTCGCGAGCGCTTTCGCGCTGGGCCTGGCCGCAAATGCCAGTGCCGCCCAGCTCGTCACCTTTACCCGCGGACATTCAATCGTCGTGCAAACCGTCGAGAAGCGCGGCAACTGGTACTACTTCACCCTGGATGGCGGCGGCGAGATGGGAGTTCCGGTGAAGCAGGTGGCGAGCCTGGAAGAATATGATCTGCCGCCGGCTGCCGCGGCCCCCGATGCCGCGGCCCAGCAGCCGCCGCGTGTCACTGCCGTTCCCAATCCTCCTCCTTCCGCGCCGGACGCCGCGCCCGCGCCCGCGGCGCTGCAGAGCAATCCCGGCGACGCGCCTGCGCAGCAGGACCCTAATGCCGTCGATCCAACGGCGGGCGGACAGCACCCGGGGGATGTCGGCAATGCCGCGCCGAACGGCTCGGAAGACTGGCGCTCGAAGGTGAAAATGAACGTGGGCGGCCGATCCCAGCAGCTTGCTCCCGGCCGCAGGCAGGGAGCCGGCATGGGGGGATACGGGGCCGTGAATCCGTTCAGCCGCAAAAACAAGCCACCGCAGCAGCCGGTTCCTCCCCAGCAGTAGATGCCCCCCCGCGCGCCGGGCGCTGCCGGGTCCAATCACTGCATCTGCGTCGGTCTGACAGGTCCGAACGCTTCCGGGAAGGGAGAGGTGGCCCTGTTCCTGGCGGAAAAGGGCTTCACGCTTCATTCCCTGTCGGACATCGTGCGCGAAGAAGCCGCGGCGCGCGGCCTGGATCACTCCCGCGACAATCTCATCAAAACCGGGACGGATTTGAGGACGCAGTTCGGTGACGGCGTGCTGGCGGAGCGCATCCTTGCCCGGCTGGGCGAGCGCAGCGTCGTCGACTCGATCCGCAACCCGGGCGAAATCCGCGCCCTGAGGCGTCTCGGCGGCTTCCATCTGCTCGGTATCGACGCGCCGGTGGATCTGCGCTTCGAGCGCAGCCGCCTGCGCGGGCGCCGGGGAGACGGCGGCAGCCTCGAGGAGTTTCGGCGCAAGGAAGCGCTGGAGCGCGCCGACCGGGGCCCGGGCCAGCAGCTCGATGTCTGTCTCTCCATGGCCGACGTCCTCATCCAGAACGACGCCACGCTCCCCGACCTCCGGCTCCGGGTATCCGAGGTCCTTTCCCGCCTGGGCGTCACTCTCTAGAACCAACCCCCGTCCCCGAGGCCCGAGTCTTGACAGCCCCGGGAGCGCCGTCTATAGTGAACGCCTGTTTTTTCCGTCACTTGCGGGGAAAAAAGGGGGGATGATGGAGGAGGCGCTTCCCGGCAGGGTCGACCTGGTCCGGACCCGTCGGGTGCAAGAATCGGCCGGTCCGATCGCGGCCGCGGTTCCGGAGCCTCTGCTTCCTCGCATCAACTCACCCGCCGATCTGAAGTCTCTCACTCTCGATCAATTGCAGCAGCTCGCGCAGGAGCTCAGGACCTACGTCGTCGACGTCGTGTCCAAGGTGGGCGGCCACCTGGGTCCCAGTCTCGGCGTGGTCGAGTTGACGCTGGCGCTGCACAAAGTCTTCGAATCCCCGACCGACAAGATCGTCTGGGACGTCGGGCATCAAGCCTATCCTCACAAGATACTCACCGGACGGCGGGAGCGCTTTCCGACGCTGAGGCAGTACCGCGGCGTCAGCGGATTCGTGAGCCCCGCCGAATCGGAGCACGATGCCTTCGGTGTGGCGCATGCGAGCACGTCGATTGCCGCCGCCTTGGGGATGGCCGCGGCGCGGGATCTCAAGGGCGAGAGCTTTCATGTCGTCACCGTGACCGGCGACGGCGCGATGACCGGCGGCCTCGCCTACGAGGCGCTCAACAACGCCGGCCATTCCAAGCGCGACCTGCTGGTCATCCTGAACGACAACGAGATGTCGATCTCTCCCAACGTCGGCGCCATCTCGCAGTACCTGACCAGCATCACCGCGAACCCGTTCTACGGGCGGATCAAGGACGAGGTCAAGGCGATCCTGGAGCGGGTCCCGCTCGGGGAGCCGGTGGGCGAGCTGGCACGCCGCGTGGAGCAGAACTTCAAGAACCTGCTGGTCCCGGGCGCGCTGTTCCAGTCCCTGGGCTTCGCCTACTACGGACCGATTGACGGCCACGATCTGGAAGGCCTGATCGCCGTCCTGTCGCGCCTGAAGCACTCGCGCGGCCCGGTCCTGCTGCACGTCCTCACGAAGAAGGGAAAGGGATACGCCCCGGCGGAAGGCAATGCCTGCTACTTCCACGGCGTTTCCCCTTTCGACGCCGTCACCGGCAAGACCCCCGGCTCGGACAAGAAGGGAGCGCCCAGCTACAACGAGGTTTTTGCCGAGGCGCTTTGCGATCTGGCCGACGCCGACCCGCGCGTCGTCGCTCTGACCGCCGCCATGGCCGACGGCACCGGGCTGGTGCGCTTCCAGGAGCGGCACCCGCAGCGCTTCTTCGACGTCGGCATCGCCGAGGCCCATGGCGTCTGCTTCGCCGCGGGACTGGTCACGCAGGGGATCCGGCCGGTCGTGGCGATCTACTCGACCTTCCTGCAGCGCGCCTACGACCAGATCATCCATGATGTCGGCGTTCAGAATCTTCCCGTGGTCTTCTGTCTCGACCGCGCCGGGCTGGTCGGACCCGATGGTCCGACGCACCATGGTGTCTTCGACTTCAGCTACCTGCGCGCCGTGCCCAACTTCATCGTGAGCGCCCCCAAGGATGGCAACGAGATGAAGGATCTCCTCGTCACCGCCCTGCGGCAGAACGAGCACCCCTTTGCCATCCGCTATCCGAAGACCCCTTGCGGAAAATACGATCCGACCCGCCCGGGCTCGATTCTGCCGATCGGCTCGTGGGAGGTCCTGAGGTCCGGGACCGACATCTGCCTGCTGGCGGTGGGCGCCATGGTGGAGATTTGCGAGAAGGCGGCAGCCGCTCTCGAGGAAAAGGGGATTCGTGCCGGGGTGGTGAACTGCCGGTTCGTAAAGCCGATCGACCTGCCGCTGCTGGCCGAGCTGCGCAAGACCTATCCGCAGCTGGTCACGGTCGAGGAGAACAGCATCAACGGCGGCCTGGGCAGCGCCGTTGCCGAGGCCCTCGCCGAGGCGGGCGCGGCCCCGCCCCGCTGCTTCGCCGTTCCGGATCGCTTCGTGACTCACGGCTCCCGCGCCGAGCTCCTCGAGGAGGTCGGCTTGTCCGCGGGGCGCATCGTGGCGCGGGTCCTGGCGCTTCTCGGGAAGGCTACTTGATTCGCGTCACCCCGGTCCCGGGCGATCTCTCCGACCAGCGCGCCGATCTCACCGTTCACTTCCAGTTCGAAGGCGAGCCTTATCCCGCCACGTTGGCAGATCCGGCTCTGCGCAAGAGCCTCGCCGAGATCGCGCGTCTCGACGGCTTCGAGGGGAAGCAGGACTCCGCCCTCCTGTGGCACTCGAACGGACGCCCCGCCGCGCGCTTCCTGGTCATGGGTCTCGGCCGACGCAAGAACCTGAGTCGCGAGGTCCTGCACCGGGCCAGCGCCGTGGCGGGATCGCGCTCGGTAGGGCTGCGTGCGAGGCGCGTCGGGCTGGTCCTGCCTCCGCTCCCCAAGGACAAGCACTTCGAGGAAGCTGCGGGCCTGGCCGCCGGGGGCTTCCTGCACGGCCTCTATCGCTTCGACAAGTACTTGAGCGCCCCGCGCAACGGCGCCGGTCCCGAGGAGATTCTCGTGGGAGCCGGAGAGGGGAAGCTGAAGCGCATCCGCTCCGTGCTGGAGGAGGTGCAGGAGATCGACCGGGTCTCCCGCGTGGCGCGGGATTTGATTTCCGAGCACCCCGGCTACCTGCATCCCGAGAAAATGGCGGAGGTGGCGGTCCGCGAGGCCAGGAAATCCTCGGTGAAGTGCAGGCTCATGAGCGAGCCGGAGATGAAGCGGCTCGGCATGGGAGGGATGCTGGGGGTGTCGCGCGGCTCCGAGCACCCCGCGGTGATGATCCATCTCAGCCATGTGCCGCGCGGCGCCAAGAAGAAGCCGCGCGTGGTGCTGGTGGGGAAGGGAGTCACCTTCGACACCGGCGGGATATCCCTGAAGCAGCCCGAGGGGATGGAGGCGATGAAAGCCGACATGTCCGGGGCGGCCGCCGTGCTTGGCACCATGCTGGCCCTGCCCGCCCTGGGGATCGGCGTCGAGGTCCACGGATTGCTCATGATGGTGGAGAACATGCCCGACGGGCGTGCGATTCGCCCGGGCGATGTCCTGCGGATGGCGAACGGCAAGACGGTCGAGATCAAGAGCACCGACGCGGAGGGCAGGCTCATCCTCGCCGACGGGCTGTCGTGGGCCTGTGCCACGCTCAAGCCCGACTTCCTGATCGATCTGGCGACGCTGACCGGCGCCTGCATGGTCGCGCTGGGACCGGGATGCACCGGGGTGATGAGCAACAACGATCGTCTCGTCCGGCGCATCCTCGACAGCGCCGAGGAGGCGGGGGAGAGGATGTGGCAGCTGCCCCTGTTCCCCGAATACCGCGAGCACATCCGCTCGGACGTGGCCGACATCAAGAATTCGGGGATCCGCTACGGAGGCGCGATCACCGCCGGATTGTTCCTGCAGGAATTCGTCCAGCCCGACGTGGCCTGGGCCCATCTCGACATCGCGGGTCCCGCCTACTTCGAGTCGGCCTACGGCTACGCCCCGAAAGGGGCCACCGGCCACGGCATCCGCACCCTGATCCGCTTCCTGCGCTCGCTTTCCTGAAACAATGGGTCATCGGGAGCACCATCGCGAAGCGCCCCGGCGCGTCCGCGTCGCCGTCCTCACCGTCTCCGACACTCGCACCAAGGATACCGACCGCAGCGGGGTGCACATCCGACGCCTGCTGGTGAAGTCGGGGCACGCGGTCGAAGATTACCGCGTCGTCCGGGATGATCCGGTCCGCATTCGGGAAGTTCTGAAGGCCTGGATCAAGAAACCCGCCATCCAGGCGGTGATCCTTACCGGCGGGACCGGGATCTCGCCGCGCGACGGCACGGTGGAGGTGGTGGAAGCGCTGCTCACGAAGCGCCTCGCAGGGTTCGGGGAGATCTTCCGCGCGATATCCTACCGCCGCATCGGAGCCTCGGCTTTCCTCAGCCGCGCCACGGCGGGACTGAGCGGGTCCAAGGTGCTCTTCTCACTTCCAGGTTCCGAGGATGCCGTGGCCCTGGCCATGGAACGCCTCATCCTTCCCGAGCTGGGACATCTGATCCAGCAGGTTTCCAAGAAAAGCTGAAGCGGCGGGTTAGCTGCGCAGGTGCCGGGGTCCGCGAAGGATCCTGGACGGCAGCGTCAGAATGGCCCCGAGGAGATCGAAGACCGCGCTCACCGTGATGCCGATCAGGCGAAACGGCAGCAGCAGGAGCCAGATGAGCGGATAGAGGATTAGCGCCAGCAGCGCCAGCGGCCAGCACAAGAGAAAAAGGAGACACCAAAGCAGGAAGGTCGCCATCGCAACTCCTTTCGGAATCCAGCGCAGCCGCGGCACCCGATCCTGGGATACGTTGGCCCGCTCCGGGAA
This genomic stretch from Candidatus Polarisedimenticolia bacterium harbors:
- a CDS encoding DUF2007 domain-containing protein, with the protein product MTHIPARCPLSSHVIFRSWSDSEAELVRGLLESYGIPCQVISHITHSVVPLTVDGLGEIRLSVPDEAADEAREILEAHQLSGVPRNLEIVGE
- a CDS encoding AAA family ATPase; protein product: MPPRAPGAAGSNHCICVGLTGPNASGKGEVALFLAEKGFTLHSLSDIVREEAAARGLDHSRDNLIKTGTDLRTQFGDGVLAERILARLGERSVVDSIRNPGEIRALRRLGGFHLLGIDAPVDLRFERSRLRGRRGDGGSLEEFRRKEALERADRGPGQQLDVCLSMADVLIQNDATLPDLRLRVSEVLSRLGVTL
- the dxs gene encoding 1-deoxy-D-xylulose-5-phosphate synthase — encoded protein: MMEEALPGRVDLVRTRRVQESAGPIAAAVPEPLLPRINSPADLKSLTLDQLQQLAQELRTYVVDVVSKVGGHLGPSLGVVELTLALHKVFESPTDKIVWDVGHQAYPHKILTGRRERFPTLRQYRGVSGFVSPAESEHDAFGVAHASTSIAAALGMAAARDLKGESFHVVTVTGDGAMTGGLAYEALNNAGHSKRDLLVILNDNEMSISPNVGAISQYLTSITANPFYGRIKDEVKAILERVPLGEPVGELARRVEQNFKNLLVPGALFQSLGFAYYGPIDGHDLEGLIAVLSRLKHSRGPVLLHVLTKKGKGYAPAEGNACYFHGVSPFDAVTGKTPGSDKKGAPSYNEVFAEALCDLADADPRVVALTAAMADGTGLVRFQERHPQRFFDVGIAEAHGVCFAAGLVTQGIRPVVAIYSTFLQRAYDQIIHDVGVQNLPVVFCLDRAGLVGPDGPTHHGVFDFSYLRAVPNFIVSAPKDGNEMKDLLVTALRQNEHPFAIRYPKTPCGKYDPTRPGSILPIGSWEVLRSGTDICLLAVGAMVEICEKAAAALEEKGIRAGVVNCRFVKPIDLPLLAELRKTYPQLVTVEENSINGGLGSAVAEALAEAGAAPPRCFAVPDRFVTHGSRAELLEEVGLSAGRIVARVLALLGKAT
- a CDS encoding leucyl aminopeptidase, encoding MIRVTPVPGDLSDQRADLTVHFQFEGEPYPATLADPALRKSLAEIARLDGFEGKQDSALLWHSNGRPAARFLVMGLGRRKNLSREVLHRASAVAGSRSVGLRARRVGLVLPPLPKDKHFEEAAGLAAGGFLHGLYRFDKYLSAPRNGAGPEEILVGAGEGKLKRIRSVLEEVQEIDRVSRVARDLISEHPGYLHPEKMAEVAVREARKSSVKCRLMSEPEMKRLGMGGMLGVSRGSEHPAVMIHLSHVPRGAKKKPRVVLVGKGVTFDTGGISLKQPEGMEAMKADMSGAAAVLGTMLALPALGIGVEVHGLLMMVENMPDGRAIRPGDVLRMANGKTVEIKSTDAEGRLILADGLSWACATLKPDFLIDLATLTGACMVALGPGCTGVMSNNDRLVRRILDSAEEAGERMWQLPLFPEYREHIRSDVADIKNSGIRYGGAITAGLFLQEFVQPDVAWAHLDIAGPAYFESAYGYAPKGATGHGIRTLIRFLRSLS
- a CDS encoding MogA/MoaB family molybdenum cofactor biosynthesis protein encodes the protein MGHREHHREAPRRVRVAVLTVSDTRTKDTDRSGVHIRRLLVKSGHAVEDYRVVRDDPVRIREVLKAWIKKPAIQAVILTGGTGISPRDGTVEVVEALLTKRLAGFGEIFRAISYRRIGASAFLSRATAGLSGSKVLFSLPGSEDAVALAMERLILPELGHLIQQVSKKS